One Oryza sativa Japonica Group chromosome 8, ASM3414082v1 DNA window includes the following coding sequences:
- the LOC107275340 gene encoding protein STRICTOSIDINE SYNTHASE-LIKE 10 produces MARRRRGFPATLVTLLRLVGCLLLAFFLAAPPCAAAQQVKTSHAQFAFHLPLPDGVTGAESLAFDSSNHGPYTGVSDGRVLRWGGAAAGWTTFAHHENYRKIPMCTTPVAPAEETESMCGRPLGLAFHDRTGDLYIADAYKGLMRVGPRGGEAEVLAAGADGVPFNFVNGIDVDQATGDVYFTDSSTTYPRRFNSEIMMNADATARLLKYDAATKRVTVLRAGLPYANGVAVSRDGSHAVVAHTVPCQAFRYWIKGPNAGEYELLADLPGYPDNVRRDANGGYWVALNQEKARLDATAAAAVAPPAKHLVGVRLDGDGVEVEELTAAKGVTLSEVVERGGKLWLGSVELDFIGLMQ; encoded by the exons atggctcgccgtcgtcgaggttTTCCGGCGACGTTGGTCACGCTGCTGCGGCTCGTCGGCTGCCTGCTTCTTgccttcttcctcgccgcgccgccgtgcgccgccgcgcagCAGGTCAAGACGTCGCACGCGCAGTTCGCGTTCCACCTCCCGCTCCCCGACGGCGTCACCGGCGCCGAGAGCCTCGCCTTCGACTCCTCCAACCATGGCCCCTACACCGGCGTCTCCGACGGCCGCGTCCTCCGctggggcggcgccgccgccggctggacCACCTTCGCGCACCACGAAAACTACCG GAAGATTCCGATGTGCACGacgccggtggcgccggcggaggagacggAGAGCATGTGCGGGCGCCCGCTGGGGCTCGCGTTCCACGACAGGACGGGCGACCTCTACATCGCCGACGCGTACAAGGGCCTGATGCGTGtcgggccgcgcggcggcgaggccgaggtgctcgccgccggcgcggacgGCGTCCCGTTCAACTTCGTCAATGGCATCGACGTCGACCAGGCCACCGGTGATGTCTACTTCACCGATAGTAGCACCACCTACCCACGCCG GTTTAACAGCGAGATCATGATGAATGCCGAtgcgacggcgcggctgctaAAGTACGACGCGGCGACGAAGCGGGTGACCGTGCTCAGGGCCGGGCTTCCGTACGCCAATGGCGTGGCCGTCAGCCGCGACGGGAGCCACGCCGTGGTGGCGCACACGGTGCCGTGCCAGGCGTTCCGGTACTGGATCAAGGGGCCCAACGCCGGCGAGTACGAGCTCCTCGCCGACCTGCCGGGTTACCCCGACAACGTCCGGCGAGACGCCAATGGGGGATACTGGGTGGCGCTCAACCAGGAGAAGGCGCGGCTCgacgccaccgcggcggcggcggtggctcctcCGGCGAAGCACCTCGTCGGCGTCCGGCtcgacggcgatggcgtcgaGGTCGAGGAGCTGACGGCTGCCAAGGGTGTGACGCTCAGTGAGGTTGTGGAGAGGGGCGGGAAATTGTGGCTCGGCTCTGTTGAACTCGATTTCATTGGCCTAATGCAATGA